The window ACTTCGGCTCGGTCGACGGCGATCCGGCAGCAGCGATGCGCTACACCGAGGTGCGCATGTCGAAGGTTGCGGAGCTCATGCTGCAGGACATCGACAAGGAGACGGTGGATTTTGCGCCGAACTACGATGAGTCCTTGAAGGAGCCGACCGTGCTGCCCGCGAAGTTCCCGCAGCTTCTCACGAATGGTACGGCGGGCATTGCTGTCGGCATGGCGACGAACATCCCGCCGCACAATATGCGCGAGGTCATTGACGGCACGTTGATGCTCATCGACCGCCCCGATGCTACCGTTGAGGAGCTTATGACGGTCATCAAGGGGCCGGATTTCCCGACGGCGGGACTGATTCTCGGCACGGAGGGCATACGTCAGGCATATACGACGGGGCGCGGCGTCGTCAAGCTTCGCGCGCGCGTGCACATCGAGACGACGTCGAGCGGCCGCTCGCGCATCATCGTGACGGAGCTGCCCTATCAGGTGAACAAGGCACGCCTCGTCGAGAAGATCGCCGAGCTCGTGCGCGACAAGGCGATCGAGGGCATCACGGCCTTGAACGACGAGTCCGACCGCAGCGGCATGCGCATCGTCATCGACGTGCGCCGCGACGCGAACGCCAACGTCATCTTGAATCAGCTCTACAAGCACACGCAGCTGCAGGACAGTTTCGGCGTCATCATGCTCGCGCTCGTCGACGGCAGTCCGCGCGTGCTCACACTCAAAGAGGTGCTGCACTACTACATCAAGCATCAGCAGGATGTTATCACGCGGCGCACGAAGTACGAATTGACGAAAGCCGAGGCGCGCGCCCATATCCTCGAAGGCTTGACCATCGCGCTCGATCATCTCGACGCCGTCATCACGACGATCCGCGAGAGCCGCACGGCGGACATCGCGCGTGAGCGCCTGATGGAAGGCTTCAAGCTCAGCGAGAAGCAGGCGCAGGCGATTCTCGACCTTCGTCTGCAGCGCCTGACGGGTCTGGAACGCGAGAAGATCGAGGAAGAGTACCAAGAGGTCTTGAAGATGATCGACTGGCTCAAATCCGTTCTCGCCGACGAGGGAAAGATCGACAAAATCATCAAGGACGAGCTTCTTGCCGTGCGCGAGAAGTACGGCGACGAGCGCCGCACGGAAATCACGATCGACACATCCGAGATCAACGTCGAAGACCTCATCGCGCAGGAAGACGTCGTCATCACGCTCACGCACAACAACTACATAAAGCGCATGCCGCTCGACACGTATCGCCGCCAGAAGCGCGGCGGCGTCGGCGTGACGGGCATGGGCACGAAGGAAGCCGACTTCGTCGAAAATATCCTCGTCACGACGACGCATCACACGATCCTCTTCTTTACGAACCGCGGGCGCGTCTACTGTCTCAAGGCGTACGAGATCAACGAGGCGA of the Selenomonas sputigena genome contains:
- the gyrA gene encoding DNA gyrase subunit A, whose amino-acid sequence is MDFGEGKIVPVNLASEMKNSYIDYAMSVIVARALPDVRDGLKPVHRRILYAMQEAGMGSGKPYKKSARIVGEVLGKYHPHGDTSVYDAIVRMAQDFSMRYMLADGHGNFGSVDGDPAAAMRYTEVRMSKVAELMLQDIDKETVDFAPNYDESLKEPTVLPAKFPQLLTNGTAGIAVGMATNIPPHNMREVIDGTLMLIDRPDATVEELMTVIKGPDFPTAGLILGTEGIRQAYTTGRGVVKLRARVHIETTSSGRSRIIVTELPYQVNKARLVEKIAELVRDKAIEGITALNDESDRSGMRIVIDVRRDANANVILNQLYKHTQLQDSFGVIMLALVDGSPRVLTLKEVLHYYIKHQQDVITRRTKYELTKAEARAHILEGLTIALDHLDAVITTIRESRTADIARERLMEGFKLSEKQAQAILDLRLQRLTGLEREKIEEEYQEVLKMIDWLKSVLADEGKIDKIIKDELLAVREKYGDERRTEITIDTSEINVEDLIAQEDVVITLTHNNYIKRMPLDTYRRQKRGGVGVTGMGTKEADFVENILVTTTHHTILFFTNRGRVYCLKAYEINEASRQAKGTAIINLLQLESEEKITAVIQVKEFLPERYLFMATKKGIVKKTSLSEFQSIRRGGLNAINLDEDDDLIGVKFTDGEKHVILGTAGGMAVAFAEDDVRSMGRTARGVKGINLKAGDVVVGMDNLARNAEVLTITAEGYGKRTATSEYRLQTRGGKGLINMKVTEKTGAVIGLKVVRPGQELILITTDGIVIRTKVDEISVISRNTQGVKVVRLGEGDKAASFAVMEQKNN